Proteins from one Alkalidesulfovibrio alkalitolerans DSM 16529 genomic window:
- a CDS encoding KamA family radical SAM protein has product MTQASEAAEQSAAPIEPPSSPLSLAFSRRGRPTPFGAQTRKPPVMVVDAAREAFYSTHFPNSTAEQWTDWRWQIRNRLTSVAQISRVIALSPDELMALSAKGGRLPVAVTPYYLSLFAAQGPQSPLRRTMIPSMAEFTPSECEAADPLGEEDDSPVPGLVHRYPDRALFLATDFCSAYCRYCTRSRRVGKGPSRMPAAHVWEQALAYIARTPAIRDVIVSGGDPLTLSDRAIEHILSRLRAIPHVEVIRLGTKTPMVLPQRITPALVKILKRYHPLWMSVHCTHPDELTPESAQAFARLADAGIPLGSQTVLLSGVNDSPAAMVPLMRGLMKNRVRPYYLYQCDQVRGAGHFRAPLATGVEIIRSLRGHTSGYAVPQLVVDLPGGGGKAPVLPEYLAGVSGDDLVFVNYEGRTFLSRDPATAALMRGHAEA; this is encoded by the coding sequence GTGACCCAGGCCAGCGAAGCCGCCGAGCAGTCGGCCGCGCCCATCGAACCTCCGTCGTCACCCCTCTCCCTCGCGTTCTCGCGGCGGGGCCGTCCAACTCCGTTTGGCGCGCAGACGCGCAAGCCTCCGGTCATGGTCGTGGACGCGGCCAGGGAGGCGTTTTATTCCACCCATTTCCCCAACTCCACCGCAGAGCAATGGACCGACTGGCGCTGGCAGATCAGGAACCGCCTGACGAGCGTGGCCCAGATATCCCGCGTCATCGCGCTCAGTCCCGACGAACTGATGGCCCTAAGCGCCAAGGGCGGACGCCTGCCCGTGGCCGTGACGCCGTACTATCTTTCCCTATTCGCCGCGCAAGGGCCTCAAAGCCCCCTGCGCCGCACCATGATTCCCTCCATGGCCGAATTCACGCCTTCCGAATGCGAGGCCGCCGACCCCCTGGGCGAGGAGGACGACTCCCCCGTGCCTGGGCTCGTGCACCGCTATCCGGACCGCGCCCTGTTCCTGGCCACGGACTTCTGCTCGGCCTACTGCCGCTACTGCACCCGCTCGCGGCGTGTGGGCAAGGGCCCCTCGCGCATGCCCGCGGCCCATGTCTGGGAGCAGGCCCTGGCCTACATCGCCCGCACCCCGGCCATCCGCGACGTCATCGTCTCGGGCGGCGATCCGCTCACGCTCTCCGACCGCGCCATCGAGCACATCCTCTCGCGGCTGCGTGCCATCCCGCACGTTGAGGTCATCCGCCTGGGCACCAAGACCCCGATGGTCCTGCCGCAGCGCATAACCCCCGCGCTGGTGAAGATCCTCAAACGCTACCACCCGCTGTGGATGAGCGTGCACTGCACCCACCCCGACGAGTTGACCCCGGAGTCGGCCCAGGCCTTCGCCAGGCTGGCCGACGCGGGCATCCCGCTGGGCAGCCAGACCGTGCTCCTGTCGGGCGTCAACGACTCTCCGGCGGCCATGGTGCCGCTCATGCGCGGCCTGATGAAGAACCGCGTGCGGCCCTACTACCTGTACCAGTGCGACCAGGTGCGCGGCGCGGGCCATTTCCGCGCGCCCCTGGCCACGGGCGTGGAGATCATCCGCTCCCTGCGCGGCCACACCTCGGGCTACGCCGTGCCGCAGCTCGTGGTGGACCTGCCCGGCGGCGGCGGCAAGGCCCCGGTGCTGCCCGAATACCTCGCCGGCGTCTCGGGCGACGACTTGGTCTTCGTGAACTACGAGGGCCGGACCTTCCTTTCCCGCGACCCGGCCACGGCCGCGCTCATGCGCGGTCACGCAGAGGCCTGA
- a CDS encoding sigma-54 dependent transcriptional regulator → MKRILLAAAPPDAARVVREAFGGEAQVTQVLDWPSLRDKAAQGAYDVILADVSCLGAAPGKLPGEYREALRALWAKNPQAEIIVLAPPAQVREAVGLVKAGAGNYLTYPLVKDELLYVLESLSLSRKVENELSYFRDEFVTGETRRVARMDSPAMQSVYEKVKLVAASGATVLLMGETGTGKGVVARLIHSLSERREGPFIGVHCGAIPDTLIESELFGHEKGAFTGAAKRRLGKFELAAGGTIFLDEIGTIGPAVQIKLLQVVQEKTFSRLGGEAELKADARLIAATNIDLRGLVERGDFRKDLYYRLNVFPIEIPPLRERPEDIATLAEHFLERLARTYLKDVQGYDPVVLDALTRYDWPGNVRELENLVERAFILETSHVLTPASFPAELFDRPHPAAAIPLDTSLPLAKARRMAVDNLEHAYLSELLRANRGAVGRTAKDAGVTERQLRNLMTRHGLRKEDFRAESGSEDSA, encoded by the coding sequence ATGAAACGCATCCTCCTCGCGGCCGCGCCGCCCGACGCCGCGCGCGTGGTGCGGGAAGCCTTTGGCGGCGAGGCCCAGGTGACCCAGGTTTTGGACTGGCCATCCTTGCGCGACAAGGCCGCGCAGGGGGCCTACGATGTCATCCTGGCCGACGTCTCGTGCCTGGGCGCGGCGCCGGGCAAGCTGCCCGGCGAGTACCGCGAGGCCCTGCGCGCCCTGTGGGCCAAGAATCCTCAGGCCGAAATCATCGTCCTTGCGCCGCCCGCGCAGGTGCGCGAGGCCGTGGGCCTGGTCAAGGCCGGGGCCGGAAACTACCTGACCTACCCCCTCGTCAAGGACGAACTGCTCTACGTCCTGGAGAGTCTGTCGCTCTCGCGCAAGGTGGAGAACGAACTCTCCTATTTCCGCGACGAGTTCGTGACCGGCGAAACGCGGCGCGTGGCGCGCATGGACAGCCCGGCCATGCAGAGCGTCTACGAGAAGGTCAAGCTCGTGGCGGCCTCCGGGGCCACGGTGCTGCTCATGGGCGAGACGGGCACGGGCAAGGGCGTGGTGGCGCGGCTCATCCACTCGCTCTCCGAGCGGCGCGAGGGGCCGTTTATCGGCGTGCACTGCGGCGCGATCCCGGACACGCTGATCGAGTCCGAACTGTTCGGCCACGAGAAGGGCGCCTTCACTGGCGCGGCCAAGCGCCGCCTGGGCAAGTTCGAGTTGGCCGCCGGAGGCACGATCTTTCTCGACGAGATCGGCACCATCGGCCCGGCCGTGCAGATCAAGCTCCTGCAGGTGGTGCAGGAGAAGACCTTCTCGCGCCTTGGCGGCGAGGCCGAACTCAAGGCCGACGCGCGGCTCATCGCGGCCACCAACATCGACCTGCGCGGGCTCGTGGAGCGCGGCGACTTCCGCAAGGATCTCTATTACCGGCTGAACGTCTTCCCCATCGAGATACCGCCCCTGCGCGAGCGGCCCGAGGATATCGCCACCCTGGCCGAGCATTTCCTGGAGCGGCTGGCCCGCACCTATCTCAAGGACGTGCAGGGCTACGACCCCGTGGTGCTCGACGCCCTGACCCGCTACGATTGGCCTGGCAACGTGCGCGAACTGGAGAACCTGGTGGAGCGCGCCTTCATCCTGGAGACCTCGCACGTCCTGACCCCGGCCAGCTTTCCGGCCGAACTTTTCGACCGGCCGCACCCGGCCGCGGCCATCCCCCTGGACACCAGCCTGCCCCTGGCCAAGGCGCGGCGCATGGCCGTGGACAACCTGGAGCACGCCTACCTGAGCGAACTCTTGCGCGCCAACCGGGGCGCGGTGGGCCGCACGGCCAAGGATGCGGGCGTGACCGAACGGCAATTGAGAAATCTCATGACCCGCCACGGTCTGCGCAAGGAAGATTTTCGCGCCGAAAGCGGAAGTGAAGATTCCGCATGA
- a CDS encoding PH domain-containing protein — MTDDAATPTLPDPDVFPVPMPLSVILGVLLLALLAAGLTAWFFKGHMFMAGSVMIVIFTPILSIAWYALYMKPKDTRILVGDGTLVVEAPPYFTATFQAGSIRKAYRCRLDQEEHLAGLTKDSGVSSGPYRAGIFKGKGRETVIVCRRKDLVCLVTDERLVALGPRDPEALAAAIERRLGVKVE; from the coding sequence ATGACAGACGACGCCGCCACCCCCACCCTGCCCGACCCGGACGTCTTCCCCGTGCCCATGCCCCTGTCCGTGATCCTGGGCGTGCTGCTCCTGGCCCTGCTCGCGGCCGGGCTCACGGCCTGGTTCTTCAAGGGCCACATGTTCATGGCCGGATCGGTGATGATCGTCATCTTCACGCCCATCCTGTCCATCGCCTGGTACGCGCTGTACATGAAGCCCAAGGACACGCGCATCCTGGTGGGGGACGGCACGCTCGTGGTGGAGGCCCCGCCCTACTTCACGGCCACCTTCCAGGCCGGGTCCATCCGCAAGGCCTACCGCTGCCGCCTGGACCAGGAGGAGCACCTCGCCGGGCTGACCAAGGATTCCGGCGTTTCCTCCGGCCCCTACCGGGCAGGGATATTCAAAGGCAAGGGCCGCGAGACGGTCATCGTCTGCCGCCGAAAGGATCTCGTTTGCCTGGTCACGGACGAACGCCTCGTGGCGCTCGGCCCGCGCGACCCCGAAGCCCTGGCCGCCGCCATCGAGCGCCGCCTGGGCGTCAAAGTGGAATAG
- a CDS encoding universal stress protein, whose amino-acid sequence MEKHLLLAVSGDRAASYNLRFVKNFFTQFCDLRITLLYVAPRPASWTFDETREPEQAALAEMEEAKKAHSHEALEKAWEWLTYRACDPDKVSKKVVHSKLGTVHEIIHEAHRGLYDAVVLGRRGLSWFEELVQDSVSHKILWNDLTFPIWICRRPDEQERRNVLLCVDSSMPAMRVADHVGFILGEKEPHTVTLFHVRPMGVQLSPQVEEMIIGAEKALLDNGFPEKRIEIRIVEGRDVAETIVQEAHSKNYAVVATGRTIDHPSAIGTLVPTSVTTKLLRSLTRCSLWISK is encoded by the coding sequence ATGGAAAAGCATCTTCTCCTCGCGGTCTCGGGAGACCGCGCAGCCTCATATAACCTGCGCTTCGTGAAGAACTTCTTCACGCAGTTCTGCGATCTGCGCATCACACTCCTCTACGTGGCCCCCCGCCCGGCCTCGTGGACCTTCGACGAGACGCGAGAGCCCGAGCAGGCGGCTCTGGCCGAGATGGAGGAGGCCAAGAAGGCCCACAGCCACGAGGCGCTGGAAAAGGCCTGGGAATGGCTGACGTACCGGGCCTGCGACCCGGACAAGGTCAGCAAGAAGGTGGTCCACTCCAAGCTCGGCACGGTGCACGAGATCATCCACGAGGCCCACAGGGGTCTTTACGACGCCGTGGTGCTCGGTCGCCGGGGGCTCTCCTGGTTCGAGGAACTGGTGCAGGACAGCGTGAGCCACAAGATTTTGTGGAACGACCTGACTTTTCCCATCTGGATCTGCCGCAGGCCCGACGAGCAGGAGCGCAGGAACGTGCTCTTGTGCGTGGATTCGTCCATGCCCGCCATGCGCGTGGCCGACCACGTGGGCTTCATTCTGGGCGAAAAGGAGCCGCACACGGTCACGCTGTTCCACGTCCGGCCCATGGGAGTGCAGCTTTCGCCACAGGTGGAGGAGATGATCATCGGCGCGGAGAAGGCGCTCTTGGACAATGGCTTTCCCGAGAAGCGGATCGAGATCAGGATCGTGGAGGGCCGCGACGTGGCCGAGACCATCGTGCAGGAGGCGCACTCGAAGAACTACGCGGTGGTGGCCACGGGCCGGACCATCGACCACCCGTCCGCGATCGGCACGCTCGTGCCCACCTCGGTGACGACCAAGCTCCTGCGCAGCCTGACCCGCTGCTCGCTGTGGATCAGCAAGTAG
- a CDS encoding P-loop NTPase fold protein, with protein MSLEQIKKRLNSFLASDTPEVIAIKGPWGIGKTFAWNRILKDAKKRGGIKLGKYAYVSLFGIDSIKDIKLSIFENSVGGGLIGESPTITTLESNAISTIGSYGRKCLSHVFGTGFFKQYVYDYPSAAFLSVNKCIVCIDDLERRGSPLRDRDVYGLVSLLKEQRECKVVLIFNETELKECEYEKFREKILDSEILFDPTTAELAEIAYPSSGDIYDYLKEAAIDLGVKNIRILKIAEKFVRDIESLLSHCKKSVLRNIVRKILLYVQCNYKSDDSYPDLEFALNMNHRAARFLDKDGVDDKYNEWNRLLSRYEFGGLGDLDLALASFVSKGWVDEFEMKRHASSIDRYEEINSRMESYQNAWNAYHNSFDNNTREIVNAMFHGCADNIDIISVDQLGQGISLLRQLGEEEKADFLIDTYIKSQRSKIEGFNPGDSFFRRELDGKFLAAIQDVRSSRLDERSLEDVLEKIVNDKGFGESEKEYLLRLSEDEYYSFFKSYSGEKLYFYVKACLMYKGFVDAPDEGGPTGSKIENALKRIAKESKINRLRVQGLGVKLDE; from the coding sequence GTGTCGTTAGAACAAATCAAGAAAAGGCTAAATAGCTTCCTGGCAAGCGATACGCCGGAAGTCATAGCAATCAAGGGGCCATGGGGAATAGGCAAAACATTCGCCTGGAATCGCATTCTGAAGGACGCGAAGAAGCGAGGAGGAATTAAGCTCGGCAAGTATGCATATGTTTCACTGTTCGGAATTGACTCTATAAAGGACATAAAGCTGTCCATATTTGAAAATTCGGTAGGAGGGGGACTCATAGGAGAGAGCCCAACGATAACAACATTGGAGAGCAACGCTATTTCAACAATTGGATCATATGGGCGAAAATGCTTAAGTCATGTTTTCGGAACTGGATTTTTCAAGCAATACGTTTACGACTATCCTTCAGCAGCTTTTTTATCAGTGAACAAGTGTATCGTGTGCATTGACGATCTAGAGAGAAGGGGAAGCCCCTTAAGGGATCGAGACGTGTATGGTTTGGTATCGTTACTGAAAGAGCAGAGGGAGTGCAAGGTCGTACTCATTTTTAATGAGACTGAGCTTAAAGAATGTGAATATGAAAAATTCAGAGAAAAAATTTTAGATAGTGAAATTCTTTTTGATCCTACAACGGCCGAGTTGGCCGAAATCGCCTATCCTTCTTCTGGGGATATATATGATTATCTCAAAGAAGCTGCGATTGACTTAGGTGTCAAGAATATACGGATACTGAAAATTGCCGAAAAGTTTGTGCGCGATATCGAAAGCCTCCTCTCGCATTGCAAAAAGAGTGTCCTGAGGAATATTGTTCGGAAAATTCTTCTTTATGTTCAGTGTAACTATAAATCTGATGACTCGTATCCTGATTTAGAGTTCGCTCTGAACATGAATCACAGGGCGGCTCGTTTTTTGGACAAAGATGGTGTTGATGATAAGTACAATGAATGGAACCGCCTGTTGAGTAGATATGAATTTGGGGGGCTTGGCGATCTCGATTTGGCTCTTGCGAGTTTCGTTTCGAAGGGGTGGGTTGATGAGTTCGAAATGAAGCGCCATGCATCAAGTATTGATAGATACGAAGAGATAAATTCTAGAATGGAGTCTTATCAAAACGCCTGGAATGCATATCACAACAGCTTTGATAATAATACAAGAGAAATAGTCAATGCCATGTTCCATGGATGCGCCGACAATATTGATATTATCAGTGTTGACCAGTTGGGGCAGGGTATCAGCTTGTTGCGGCAGCTTGGAGAAGAAGAGAAGGCAGACTTTTTGATCGATACATATATCAAGAGTCAACGAAGCAAGATAGAAGGATTTAATCCTGGTGACAGTTTCTTCCGAAGAGAGCTTGACGGAAAGTTTCTGGCGGCAATTCAAGACGTCAGATCAAGCCGTCTAGATGAGCGGTCTTTGGAAGATGTTTTGGAGAAAATAGTGAATGACAAGGGTTTTGGTGAAAGCGAAAAAGAATACCTGCTGCGGCTTTCGGAGGATGAGTATTATAGTTTTTTCAAAAGTTACTCTGGTGAAAAACTTTATTTTTATGTCAAGGCCTGCCTGATGTATAAAGGTTTTGTTGATGCACCAGATGAAGGTGGGCCGACTGGTTCGAAAATAGAAAATGCGCTCAAGCGAATTGCAAAAGAAAGCAAGATCAACCGCCTGCGGGTTCAAGGACTTGGAGTAAAGCTCGACGAGTAA
- a CDS encoding glycosyltransferase family 4 protein, whose product MSAVGPRILMMAVNDPAGTAIALANAVNRFTSAQCRVITLETRYNHGWQKDLHLPDLGPEEMAEVEWLLKTSDIFHFHMTADEDLRIGPFTPRDFMAGKLVVHHHHGHPDYRSDPEKYRCKYRERGRRHILVSTPDLLRHFPEALWMPNTVPLEDPLLRPMGGKPRAPDEAPMLVGHSPTRKDLKNTDEFLAAMAELSARGEPVRLDLIDDAPNVECLRRKRRCHVVFDHLQGYYGVSSLEAMAQGVPAIAGLDEWNRRRIAEFAGTDDLPWVICTPGEIAATLEGLLRDPDRREAIGLASRAFMERSWRGKTIAQRLLDFYES is encoded by the coding sequence GTGAGCGCGGTCGGCCCGCGCATCCTGATGATGGCCGTGAACGACCCGGCCGGGACGGCCATCGCCCTGGCCAACGCCGTGAACCGCTTCACGTCGGCCCAGTGCCGCGTGATAACCCTCGAGACGCGCTACAACCACGGCTGGCAAAAGGATCTGCACCTGCCCGATCTCGGCCCCGAGGAGATGGCCGAGGTCGAGTGGCTGCTCAAAACGAGCGACATCTTCCACTTCCACATGACCGCGGACGAAGACCTGCGAATCGGGCCGTTCACGCCGCGCGACTTCATGGCCGGAAAGCTCGTGGTCCATCACCACCACGGTCACCCGGACTACCGCTCCGACCCGGAGAAATACCGCTGCAAGTACCGCGAGCGCGGCCGCAGGCACATCCTGGTCTCCACCCCCGACCTTCTGCGCCACTTCCCCGAGGCCCTGTGGATGCCGAACACCGTGCCCCTGGAAGACCCGCTGCTCAGGCCCATGGGCGGAAAGCCCAGGGCCCCGGACGAGGCGCCCATGCTCGTGGGCCATTCGCCAACGCGCAAGGATCTGAAGAACACCGACGAATTTCTCGCGGCCATGGCCGAGCTTTCGGCGCGCGGCGAGCCGGTGCGGCTCGACCTCATCGACGACGCGCCCAACGTGGAGTGCCTGCGCCGCAAGCGGCGCTGCCACGTGGTTTTCGATCACTTGCAGGGATATTACGGGGTCTCGTCGCTGGAGGCCATGGCCCAGGGCGTGCCGGCCATCGCAGGGCTCGACGAGTGGAACAGGCGGCGCATCGCCGAGTTCGCGGGCACGGACGACCTGCCCTGGGTGATCTGCACGCCCGGCGAGATCGCGGCCACGCTTGAGGGACTTTTGCGCGACCCGGACCGGCGCGAGGCCATCGGCCTCGCCTCGCGGGCCTTCATGGAACGCTCCTGGCGCGGCAAGACCATCGCCCAACGCCTGCTCGACTTCTACGAATCGTGA
- a CDS encoding N-acetylneuraminate synthase family protein, translating into MPKHIVSQVVLPSGVVIGHGQPCFVVAEIGNNHQGKLEIAKEMVYAAAECGADAVKFQKRHTPSLLTREGLAAPYTGPNSFGPTYGAHRDALELDIEEMAQIKDLSERLGLVFFASAWDMISLRQIFGLGVELIKIASADLTCIPLLRAIGQEGVPVVASTGMSTWEDIEVAVAELRSFHDNIVLLHCNSSYPCPEDEIALPVMHRLGRRFGLPVGYSGHEEGLAPSIAAAAQGACLVERHFTLNKMLPGTDHKASLEPSQLKTLVGMIRDVERAMRETEKKVFPKEESTAKKLRKSIVAARRIPAGRIITADDLTVKSPGTGISPLDWDNVIGQKAVREIGEDTLLSWEMVGHLHCVTPVRQIA; encoded by the coding sequence ATGCCAAAACACATCGTTTCCCAAGTCGTCCTCCCCTCCGGCGTCGTCATCGGTCACGGCCAGCCCTGCTTCGTGGTCGCCGAAATCGGCAACAACCACCAGGGCAAGCTCGAAATAGCCAAGGAGATGGTCTACGCCGCGGCCGAATGCGGCGCGGACGCGGTCAAGTTCCAGAAGCGCCACACCCCCTCGCTGCTCACCCGCGAGGGTCTGGCCGCGCCCTATACCGGCCCCAACAGCTTCGGCCCGACCTACGGCGCGCACCGCGACGCCCTGGAGCTGGATATCGAGGAGATGGCCCAGATCAAGGATCTCTCGGAGCGCCTGGGGCTGGTCTTCTTCGCCTCGGCCTGGGACATGATCAGCCTGCGCCAGATCTTCGGCCTGGGCGTGGAGCTCATCAAGATCGCCTCGGCCGACCTGACCTGCATCCCGCTCCTGCGCGCCATCGGCCAGGAAGGCGTGCCGGTCGTCGCCTCCACGGGCATGAGCACCTGGGAGGACATCGAGGTCGCCGTGGCCGAACTGCGCAGCTTCCACGACAACATCGTGCTCTTGCACTGCAACAGCTCCTACCCCTGCCCCGAGGACGAGATCGCCCTGCCCGTGATGCACCGGCTCGGCCGCCGCTTCGGCCTGCCCGTGGGCTACTCCGGCCACGAGGAAGGGCTCGCCCCCTCCATCGCGGCGGCCGCACAGGGCGCGTGCCTGGTGGAGCGCCACTTCACCCTGAACAAGATGCTGCCCGGCACGGACCACAAGGCCTCGCTCGAACCCTCGCAGCTCAAGACCCTGGTGGGCATGATCCGCGACGTGGAGCGCGCCATGCGCGAGACCGAAAAGAAGGTCTTCCCCAAGGAAGAATCCACGGCCAAGAAGCTGCGCAAGAGCATCGTGGCCGCGCGCCGCATCCCGGCGGGCAGGATCATCACGGCCGACGACCTGACCGTGAAGAGCCCCGGCACGGGCATCTCGCCCCTGGACTGGGACAACGTCATCGGCCAGAAGGCCGTGCGCGAGATCGGCGAGGACACGCTGTTGTCCTGGGAGATGGTGGGGCATCTGCACTGCGTGACGCCGGTGCGCCAGATCGCCTGA
- a CDS encoding winged helix-turn-helix domain-containing protein, translated as MNERKRAEAVIPIQKRFFKPGKESRMLSILDGIHARARISQQELGNKAALSGAMVNKYVKTLHQGGLITLTPVNGKSFSYGLTQEGESQRRAMLGQFCAEIVQVYSALKESIREKLTGLLDQGLTQVALFGAAETCEVVLAALEDTPFRVVAIIDNDPSKHGQAFHGHRVVSPSLLPTIPCQAVIISSFGRQDEIYGQLTAPAAARNLQIVRL; from the coding sequence GTGAATGAACGAAAGAGGGCCGAGGCAGTGATCCCCATCCAGAAGCGATTCTTCAAACCGGGCAAGGAATCCCGCATGCTCTCCATCCTGGACGGCATCCACGCCCGCGCCCGGATCAGCCAGCAGGAACTGGGGAACAAGGCCGCGCTCTCCGGAGCCATGGTCAATAAATACGTCAAGACGCTGCACCAGGGCGGGCTCATCACCCTGACCCCGGTGAACGGCAAGTCGTTCTCCTACGGTCTGACCCAGGAGGGCGAGAGCCAGCGGCGGGCCATGCTCGGCCAGTTCTGCGCTGAAATCGTGCAGGTCTATTCCGCGCTCAAGGAGAGCATCCGCGAAAAGCTCACGGGGCTCCTCGACCAGGGCTTGACCCAGGTGGCGCTCTTCGGCGCGGCCGAGACCTGCGAGGTGGTGCTGGCCGCCCTGGAGGACACGCCGTTTCGCGTCGTGGCCATCATCGACAACGACCCCTCCAAACACGGCCAGGCCTTCCACGGTCACCGCGTGGTCTCGCCGAGCCTTCTTCCGACGATCCCCTGCCAGGCAGTCATCATCTCCTCGTTTGGACGGCAGGACGAGATATACGGGCAGCTCACGGCTCCGGCCGCAGCAAGGAACCTTCAAATAGTCAGGTTGTAG
- a CDS encoding FAD-dependent oxidoreductase, producing the protein MDHTRTHITRHETDVLVLGAGLAGLRAAWAALAENPGARVTVISAGSGPSGSSFANLHDRLGMQTCPTDEDAADLVAEALAVGRPGHVEPVLAQALATDARERFEDMKDLGLPFIARQNGSPELFSACFSPASRRAVVFEDLGRVFTAFKTRGEELGGHFLSGLTVRGLVVRDGRALGALAEDARGRASLFMAKAVIMALGGPAPLFAHNQAGPGNPGFSLGLLGRAGARLVNQGYLQYMWASLPDRAFWNLAAKARQGLVVRSPDGGLVPLPDDLAELAAERKTHCPFGHGLPDAELDRFLLRHLDAEGAVMVRAAAEDFTRVAPMAHAGNGGALIDEHGQTSVAGLYACGECASGMHGANRIGGAMVLATQVFGTRAGRHAAGTLKKNPESSDISFSELMNDSLAPRSQGGRGTEPDRDREHLHALAWSLQMNMAMQKSPTLEAARAELSRRREQTAGWRARLALETGMELLTHIASHN; encoded by the coding sequence ATGGACCACACGCGAACGCACATCACTCGCCACGAGACCGACGTCCTGGTGCTCGGCGCAGGCCTGGCCGGGCTGCGTGCGGCCTGGGCCGCGCTGGCCGAGAATCCCGGCGCGCGCGTGACCGTGATCAGCGCGGGTAGTGGTCCGTCCGGCTCATCCTTCGCCAATCTCCACGACAGGCTGGGCATGCAGACCTGCCCCACAGACGAGGACGCCGCCGATCTCGTGGCCGAGGCCCTGGCCGTGGGAAGGCCCGGCCACGTCGAGCCCGTCCTGGCGCAGGCCCTGGCGACCGACGCGCGCGAGCGCTTCGAGGACATGAAGGACCTTGGGCTTCCCTTCATTGCCCGTCAGAACGGTAGTCCGGAGCTTTTTTCCGCCTGTTTCAGCCCGGCCTCGCGCCGGGCCGTGGTCTTCGAGGATCTGGGCCGCGTCTTTACGGCTTTCAAAACCAGGGGCGAGGAACTGGGCGGGCACTTTCTTTCCGGCCTCACGGTGCGCGGCTTGGTCGTGCGCGACGGCCGCGCCCTGGGGGCGCTGGCCGAGGACGCGCGGGGACGCGCATCGCTTTTCATGGCCAAGGCCGTGATCATGGCCCTGGGCGGGCCCGCGCCGCTTTTCGCGCACAACCAGGCCGGGCCGGGCAACCCCGGGTTCTCGCTCGGGCTCCTGGGCCGGGCCGGGGCCAGGCTCGTAAACCAGGGCTACCTGCAATACATGTGGGCCAGCCTGCCGGACCGTGCCTTCTGGAACCTCGCGGCCAAGGCGCGTCAAGGACTTGTCGTTCGCTCGCCAGACGGCGGACTCGTGCCCCTGCCCGACGACCTCGCCGAACTCGCGGCCGAGCGCAAAACGCACTGCCCCTTCGGCCACGGCCTGCCCGACGCCGAACTGGACCGCTTCCTCCTGCGCCACCTGGACGCGGAGGGCGCGGTCATGGTGCGCGCCGCAGCCGAGGATTTCACGCGCGTCGCGCCCATGGCCCACGCGGGCAACGGCGGGGCGCTCATCGACGAGCACGGGCAGACGTCGGTCGCCGGGCTTTACGCCTGCGGCGAATGTGCCTCGGGCATGCACGGGGCCAACCGCATCGGTGGGGCCATGGTCCTGGCCACACAAGTCTTCGGAACCCGCGCCGGACGCCACGCCGCGGGCACACTTAAGAAAAATCCGGAATCGTCCGATATATCGTTCAGTGAGTTAATGAATGATTCCCTGGCGCCCAGAAGCCAGGGCGGCCGTGGCACTGAACCGGACCGCGACAGGGAGCATCTGCACGCGTTGGCATGGAGCCTGCAAATGAACATGGCGATGCAGAAATCTCCCACCCTGGAGGCTGCGCGGGCGGAACTCTCCAGGCGGCGGGAACAAACGGCGGGATGGCGCGCCAGACTTGCCCTGGAAACGGGGATGGAGCTACTTACGCACATCGCGTCACATAACTAA